One Amaranthus tricolor cultivar Red isolate AtriRed21 chromosome 1, ASM2621246v1, whole genome shotgun sequence DNA window includes the following coding sequences:
- the LOC130808642 gene encoding uncharacterized protein LOC130808642, with the protein MIILNSGNNFCHKNVDVVVIIGSGGVAVVAVVVVVPVVVVVIVVVGVVVTIVVICYFVTAFVVVAVVIVVVVGVVVDAFITAIVVVDATLCIVVVATVAVVIAIDATFVVVVFFVVAAVATDVVAVAFDIVVLAVVASVAIIAITFATVFVPVALVVVAATTVDVVVLVLLLLLLLS; encoded by the exons ATGATTATACTTAATTCTGGAAATAATTTTTGTCATAAAAATG ttgatgttgttgttattattggtAGTGGCGGTGTTGCTGTTGTTGCGGTGGTTGTCGTTGttcctgttgttgttgttgttattgttgtggtTGGTGTTGTTGTTACAATTGTTGTTATTtgctatt TTGTTACTGCTTTTGTTGTTGTTGccgttgttattgttgttgttgttggtgtTGTCGTAGATGCTTTTATTACTgctattgttgttgttgatgctact CTTTGCA ttgttgttgttgctactGTTGCTGTTGTTATTGCTATTGATGCtacttttgttgttgttgttttttttgttgttgctgCTGTGGCTACTGATGTTGTTGCTGTTGCTTTTGATATTGttg TTCTTGCTGTTGTTGCATCTGTTGCTATTATTGCTATTACTTTTGCTACTGTTTTTGTTCCTGTTGCTCTTGTTGTAGTTGCTGCGACTACTGTTgatgttgttgttcttgtt TTGCTGCTGTTGTTGCTGCTATCGTAG
- the LOC130808652 gene encoding uncharacterized protein LOC130808652 translates to RQHNNYSKNNINGDISYNCSNNKDSSNNSNNNNSCNNKNKNNNNNNNKNSSSNNNPKNNNNFNNNNFNNNNNNNSNNTSNNKNHRGNNINNNKNNNNNNNNITNNNIIINNKNNNNSNNNKNNNNKKFSSYNNNDYNNDNKNNNKNKNNNNNNNNNHDYNRNNNKASSNNNNNNKNNNKTSNNNKNNNNNKSSNNNNNNNNSSSNSIATATTATATKTTMTTTTKVATVVATTIATIAVTTTITVIAATVTTTMITTTTTVITTATTSTMLQYQL, encoded by the coding sequence CGGCAACACAACAACTACAGCAAAAACAACATAAATGGCGATATTAGCTATAATTGCAGCAACAACAAAGATAGTAGCAACaatagcaacaacaacaatagctgcaacaacaaaaacaaaaacaacaacaacaacaacaataaaaacagcagcagcaacaacaaccccaagaacaacaacaacttcaacaacaacaacttcaataacaacaacaataacaatagcaacaACACTAGCAATAACAAGAACCATAGAGGcaacaatatcaacaacaataaaaacaataacaacaacaacaacaatataaccaacaacaacatcatcatcaacaataagaacaacaacaacagcaataacaacaagaataataataacaagaagtTCAGCAGCTACAACAACAATGACTACAACAAcgacaacaaaaacaacaacaaaaacaaaaacaacaacaacaacaacaacaacaaccatGACTACAACAGAAACAACAACAAAGCCagtagcaacaacaacaataacaataaaaacaacaacaaaactagcaacaacaacaaaaacaacaacaacaacaagagtagcaacaacaacaataataacaacaatagtaGCAGCAATAGCATAGCAACAGCAACTACAGCAAcagcaacaaaaacaacaatgacaacaacaacaaaagtaGCAACTGTAGTAGCAACAACAATAGCAACAATAGCAGTAACAACAACTATAACAGTAATCGCAGCAACAGTAACAACAACCAtgataacaacaacaacaactgtAATCACAACAGCAACAACATCAACAATGCTACAATATCAACTAtaa
- the LOC130823572 gene encoding probable calcium-binding protein CML18, with translation MSNNKEGVKLEDDQIAELREIFRTFDRNNDGKLTQLELGSLLRSLGLKPSEDQLETLIQAADKNNNGMIEFSEFISLVSPDLIPAKCPYSEEQLKQLFKMFDRDGNGVITAAELAHSMAKLGHALTAEELTGMIKEADTDGDGCISFQEFAQAITSAAFDNCWT, from the coding sequence ATGAGTAATAACAAAGAAGGAGTTAAATTAGAAGACGATCAAATTGCAGAATTAAGGGAAATATTCAGAACATTTGATCGAAACAACGATGGGAAATTAACTCAATTAGAGTTAGGATCATTATTACGATCGTTAGGGTTAAAGCCTAGCGAAGATCAGCTAGAAACCCTTATTCAAGCAGCagataagaataataatggaATGATTGAATTCTCAGAGTTTATTTCTCTTGTTTCCCCTGATCTTATCCCAGCAAAATGTCCTTACAGCGAAGAACAACTTAAGCAATTGTTTAAGATGTTTGATAGAGATGGTAATGGTGTGATCACTGCGGCCGAACTCGCCCATTCGATGGCCAAACTTGGCCATGCTTTGACTGCTGAGGAACTTACTGGTATGATTAAGGAAGCTGATACAGATGGTGATGGTTGTATTAGTTTTCAGGAATTCGCTCAAGCTATTACCTCTGCCGCCTTTGATAATTGTTGGACTTGA
- the LOC130821095 gene encoding multiple organellar RNA editing factor 8, chloroplastic/mitochondrial, translated as MATPQKILALSRTIFTTKPIKQSLASILLSRTFCSSAKPSSFSLIRLRPLASSTAIFRSSTSVRDFSTQESQTSLNDNNPNWSNRPPKETILLDGCDFEHWLVVTDNPPENATRDEIIDSYIKTLAQVVGSEEEARMKIYSVSTRHYFAFGALVSEELSYKLKELPNVRWVLPDSYLDVKNKDYGGEPFIDGRAVPYDPKYHEEWVRNNAKAQERNRRNDRPRNADRSRNFDRRQGGSSNYQNPGATNMVGPGSYRPGPPNAGGPPPNMPPNNAGYVQNMPPNTAGFAQNMPPNNAGFAQNMPPNNAGFAQNMPPNNARYAQNMPPNNAGYAPNMPPHNAGHAPNMPHHNAGYAPNAPHNNAGYAQNNPGFAQPPPNYRGEGNPGSQTGVGGQPGGTYQPQDVPGRDMPNY; from the exons ATGGCGACTCCACAAAAAATCCTAGCTCTATCTCGAACTATCTTCACCACCAAACCCATCAAACAATCTCTCGCATCAATCCTTTTATCTCGTACTTTCTGTTCTTCAGCTAAACCATCATCTTTCTCTCTAATCCGTCTTCGTCCCCTCGCCTCCTCAACCGCCATCTTTCGCTCTTCTACTTCTGTCCGAGATTTCTCAACTCAAGAATCTCAGACTTCTTTGAATGATAATAACCCTAATTGGTCCAATCGTCCTCCAAAAGAAACTATCTTACTTGATGGCTGTGATTTTGAACACTGGCTTGTTGTTACAGATAATCCCCCTGAAAATGCCACTCGTGATGAAATTATTGATTCTTATATCAAAACGTTAGCACAAGTTGTTGGAAG TGAGGAAGAAGCAAGAATGAAAATTTACTCTGTTTCCACAAGGCATTACTTTGCTTTTGGAGCCCTGGTGTCTGAGGAGCTGTCTTACAAGCTTAaag AGTTGCCAAATGTTCGTTGGGTCCTCCCTGACTCATACTTGGATGTCAAAAACAAAGATTATGGAG GGGAACCGTTTATCGATGGTCGAGCTGTCCCATATGATCCCAAGTATCATGAAGAATGGGTCAGGAACAACGCAAAGGCACAAGAGAGGAATAGACGCAATGATAGACCTCGTAATGCTGATCGTTCGAGGAACTTTGACAGAAGACAAGGAGGGAGTTCAAATTACCAGAATCCTGGAGCAACTAATATGGTAGGTCCTGGAAGCTACAGGCCAGGTCCGCCAAATGCTGGTGGCCCACCACCTAACATGCCACCCAACAACGCTGGCTATGTACAAAACATGCCACCCAACACTGCTGGATTTGCGCAAAACATGCCACCCAACAATGCTGGATTTGCGCAAAATATGCCACCCAACAATGCTGGATTTGCGCAAAATATGCCACCCAACAATGCTAGATATGCACAAAACATGCCACCAAACAATGCTGGGTATGCACCAAATATGCCACCTCACAATGCTGGGCATGCACCAAATATGCCACATCACAATGCTGGGTATGCACCGAATGCACCACATAACAATGCTGGTTATGCACAAAATAATCCTGGATTTGCTCAACCTCCTCCCAACTACAGAGGCGAGGGCAATCCTGGTTCTCAAACAGGTGTGGGAGGCCAGCCTGGTGGAACCTATCAGCCCCAAGATGTGCCTGGACGAGATATGCCGAATTATTAG